In Vespula vulgaris chromosome 19, iyVesVulg1.1, whole genome shotgun sequence, a single genomic region encodes these proteins:
- the LOC127070867 gene encoding uncharacterized protein LOC127070867: MAFNWAEGETIKLLILYGQYDCLKYPFDDNFDKKMYRYKAYKHIVDAMNIPSLTIYDCITKIEDLKKQYCYELSKIAVAILCGKLYESQTKYFKLMHNLFFPFVNCDQKVNITQNEDKITKDMVKDVCTEIDLIEEKKDDEFDMFAKSIAYQLRNISLKSAIELEKKIQDLVTEERLSNIKRSLSSDNIICCCSCSNCVEIRQKNGFELQVTTSNQVFKTKQK; this comes from the exons atggCATTTAACTGGGCAGAAGGAgagacaataaaattattaattctgtATGGACAATATGATTGTTTAAAATATCCATTTGatgataattttgataaaaaaatgtatagatataaagCATATAAACATATAGTAGATGCCATGAATATACCTTCTTTAACAATATATGATTGCATTACAAAAATAGAGGATCTAAAAAAGCAATATTGTTAtgaattatcaaaaattgcTGTTGCTATATTATGTGGAAAATTGTATGAATCccaaacaaaatattttaaattaatgcaCAATCTATTTTTCCCATTTGTTAACTGTGaccaaaaagtaaatattacaCAAAAT gaagataaaattacaaaagataTGGTTAAAGATGTTTGTACAGAAATAGatttaatagaagaaaaaaaagatgatgaatTTGATATGTTTGCAAAGAGTATAGCTTATCAGTTACGAAATATTAGTTTAa aaagtgctattgaattagaaaaaaaaatacaagatttGGTAACAGAAGAACGTCTAAGTAATATTAAACGTTCTCTTTCTAGTGACAACATAATTTGCTGTTGTAGTTGTAGTAATTGTGTAGAAATTCGTCAAAAGAATGGTTTTGAATTACAAGTAACCACTAGTAATCAAGTATTCAAaaccaaacaaaaataa
- the LOC127070943 gene encoding probable 2-oxoglutarate dehydrogenase E1 component DHKTD1 homolog, mitochondrial isoform X1, protein MALRTYVSLTLYLKVRITQYNRNILQIKRIRYEHNDVIQLYHSENGVYGYRPKEQQKYFEVSKEDLEIRSKNSNFYRLVMAYRQFAHKQANIDPISLSKQLMLPELQPEQFGLNLTDKVSFQGILKIKQKEGTISEALKFLNTIYCSYIGVEFNHLESEEEREWFANTTEECLIESLDNKTRIAIVTEMLKSQTFDNFLATKFVSLKRYSGEGAESMMAFFHEFFKLSLNTDLTDIVICMPHRGRLNFLTGMLDFPPEKLFRKLKGSSEFPDDAKTVGDVASHLVSSTNLKIDDKSLHVTMLRNPSHLEAVNPVSMGKTRGIMQIVKDGAYNNDCTTWWSDKVLNLQIHGDAAYIGQGIDQECLALSNVPHFEIGGTIHLIINNQLGFTTPPSRGRSSRYCTDLAKMIAAPVIHVNGDEPEMVVRATRIAFKYQRKFKKDIFIDINCFRRWGHNELDDPTLTNPKIYKIIQNRPSVPDRYVEKLIKSNILTKAKTENIVKEHNKWLSEALKQVENYVPEVTYFSGRWTGMKQAEDSITQWDTGIDIDLLRFIGERSVHVETNFNIHHQLLKNHVQARLKKLISGEQLDWATAEALAIGSLLYQGYNVRISGQDIGRGTFSHRHAMFVDQNTENIYIPLNSMADEQTGKLELANSILSEEAVLGYEYGISITVPTTLTIWEAQFGDFFNGAQIIIDTFITSGEAKWMVSSGLTMLLPHGYDGAGSEHSSCRIERFLQLTNSKEDKVDGEHVNIQVVNPTTPAQYFHLLRRQMIRNFRKPLIVISPKILLRHANATSSLTDMKPGTSFKPVIGNSDKDISKINKVILTSGKHYYALEDYKKTIGENNVAIIRLECLCPFPTQELLEEIQKYNHAKLFIWSQEEPRNMGAWNFVKPRFENLCGQQLKYCGRPAMAAPAVGEAKLHQQEVEEIIRKPFLIKTF, encoded by the exons ATGGCATTAAGAACATATGTCAGTTTAACATTGTATTTAAAAGTAAGAATTACACAGTATAATaggaatattttacaaataaaacgtATTCGTTATGAACATAATGATGTCATCCAATTGTATCACAGTGAAAATGGTGTTTATGGATACAGACcaaaagaacaacaaaaatattttgaag tGTCAAAAGAAGACTTAGAGATACGATCtaaaaatagtaatttctATAGACTTGTTATGGCATATAGACAATTTGCTCACAAACAAGCCAACATAGATCCCATATCATTGAGCAAACAACTAATGCTTCCAGAATTGCAACCAGAACAATTTGGATTAAATCTAACAGACAAAGTATCGTTCCAaggaattttaaaaataaaacaaaaggaaggAACTATTTCAGAAGCACTAAAGTTTTTGAATACTATCTATTGTTCTTATATTGGAGTGGAATTTAATCATCTTGAG agcgaagaagaaagggaatgGTTTGCTAACACTACAGAAGAGTGCTTAATAGAATCATTGGATAATAAAACACGGATTGCTATTGTAACAGAGATGTTAAAGAGTCAAACGTTTGATAATTTTCTAGCTACAAAATTTGTAAGCTTGAAAAGATATAGTGGAGAAGGGGCAGAAAGCATGATGGctttttttcacgaattttTTAAACTATCTTTAaata CTGACTTGACTGATATCGTTATCTGTATGCCACATCGTGGAcgcttaaattttttaacaggAATGCTTGATTTTCCAccagaaaaattatttcgtaaacTTAAAGGATCTTCAGAATTTCCAGATGATGCAAAGACTGTGGGTGATGTTGCAAGTCATTTAGTGTCTTCCACAAATCTAAAAATTGATGATAAAAGTTTACATGTTACAATGCTCCGTAATCCATCTCATCTAGAAGCTGTTAATCCAGTTTCTATGGGAAAAACTCGTGGAATCATGCAGATTGTCAAGGATGGtgcatataataatgattgtaCTACATGGTGGAGTGATAAAGTATTAAATTTacaa attcatGGTGATGCTGCTTATATAGGACAAGGAATTGATCAAGAATGTCTAGCATTAAGTAATGTACCACACTTTGAGATAGGAGGCACAAtccatttaataattaataatcaattagGATTTACAACTCCACCTTCTAGAGGTAGATCCTCTAGATATTGCACAGATTTGGCAAAAATGATTGCAGCTCCTGTAATTCATGTAAATGGAGATGAACCagaa atGGTTGTACGAGCTACAAGAATAGcttttaaatatcaaaggaaatttaaaaaagatatttttatagatataaattgcTTCAGAAGATGGGGTCATAACGAATTAGATGATCCAACTTTAACAAAtccaaagatatataaaattatacaaaatcgTCC ATCTGTACCAGATCGATatgtagaaaaattaatcaagTCCAATATCTTGACAAAGgctaaaacagaaaatattgTGAAAGAACATAATAAATGGTTGTCTGAAGCCCTTAAACAAGTTGAAAATTACGTTCCAGAAGTAACATACTTCTCAGGCAGATGGACTGGAATGAAACAAGCTGAAGACAGTATAACTCAATGGGATACAGGTATTGATATAGATTTGCTAAGATTTATTGGGGAAAGAAGTGTCCATgtagaaacaaatttt aATATTCACCATCAATTACTGAAAAATCATGTTCAAGCCCGGCTGAAAAAACTAATATCTGGTGAACAGTTAGATTGGGCCACTGCAGAAGCATTGGCTATAGGATCTTTACTTTATCAAGGTTATAATGTTAGAATAAGTGGACAAGATATAGGTAGAGGAACATTTTCCCATAGGCATGCTATGTTTGTTGATCAGAATACTGAAa ACATTTATATTCCATTAAACTCTATGGCAGATGAACAAACTGGAAAATTAGAATTAGCTAATAGTATTCTATCAGAAGAAGCAGTACTGGGTTATGAATATGGTATAAGCATTACAGTTCCAACAACTTTAACTATTTGGGAAGCACAATTTGgagatttttttaatggagcgcaaattattatcgataccTTCATAACAAGTGGTGAAGCAAAGTGGATGGTCAGTAGTGGGTTGACAATGCTTTTGCCTCATGGTTATGATGGTGCTGGATCAGAGCATAGTTCATGTAGAATTGAACGTTTCTTACAACTTACAAATAGCAAAGAAGATAAAGTTGATGGCGAACATGTTAATATACAAGTAGTTAATCCCACTACACCAGCAcagtattttcatttattgagAAGGCAG atgataagaaattttcgaaaaccATTAATTGTGATATCacctaaaatattattacgacaTGCGAATGCTACATCATCATTGACAGATATGAAGCCTGGTACAAGTTTCAAGCCCGTTATAG gAAATAGTGATaaagatatttctaaaataaataaagtaatctTAACCAGTGGAAAACATTATTATGCTCTTGAAGATTATAAGAAGACTATTGGAGAAAATAATGTTGCAATTATTAGATTAGAATGTCTTTGTCCATTTCCTACTCAAGAATTATTggaagaaatacaaaaatataatcatgCAAAac TTTTCATATGGAGTCAAGAAGAACCTCGAAATATGGGAGCATGGAATTTCGTGAAACCACGTTTTGAAAATCTATGTGGTCAACAA TTAAAATACTGTGGACGCCCTGCTATGGCAGCACCAGCTGTTGGCGAAGCCAAATTGCATCAacaagaagtagaagaaatcaTAAGAAAaccatttttgataaaaacattttaa
- the LOC127070943 gene encoding probable 2-oxoglutarate dehydrogenase E1 component DHKTD1 homolog, mitochondrial isoform X2, translating into MALRTYVSLTLYLKVRITQYNRNILQIKRIRYEHNDVIQLYHSENGVYGYRPKEQQKYFEVSKEDLEIRSKNSNFYRLVMAYRQFAHKQANIDPISLSKQLMLPELQPEQFGLNLTDKVSFQGILKIKQKEGTISEALKFLNTIYCSYIGVEFNHLESEEEREWFANTTEECLIESLDNKTRIAIVTEMLKSQTFDNFLATKFVSLKRYSGEGAESMMAFFHEFFKLSLNTDLTDIVICMPHRGRLNFLTGMLDFPPEKLFRKLKGSSEFPDDAKTVGDVASHLVSSTNLKIDDKSLHVTMLRNPSHLEAVNPVSMGKTRGIMQIVKDGAYNNDCTTWWSDKIHGDAAYIGQGIDQECLALSNVPHFEIGGTIHLIINNQLGFTTPPSRGRSSRYCTDLAKMIAAPVIHVNGDEPEMVVRATRIAFKYQRKFKKDIFIDINCFRRWGHNELDDPTLTNPKIYKIIQNRPSVPDRYVEKLIKSNILTKAKTENIVKEHNKWLSEALKQVENYVPEVTYFSGRWTGMKQAEDSITQWDTGIDIDLLRFIGERSVHVETNFNIHHQLLKNHVQARLKKLISGEQLDWATAEALAIGSLLYQGYNVRISGQDIGRGTFSHRHAMFVDQNTENIYIPLNSMADEQTGKLELANSILSEEAVLGYEYGISITVPTTLTIWEAQFGDFFNGAQIIIDTFITSGEAKWMVSSGLTMLLPHGYDGAGSEHSSCRIERFLQLTNSKEDKVDGEHVNIQVVNPTTPAQYFHLLRRQMIRNFRKPLIVISPKILLRHANATSSLTDMKPGTSFKPVIGNSDKDISKINKVILTSGKHYYALEDYKKTIGENNVAIIRLECLCPFPTQELLEEIQKYNHAKLFIWSQEEPRNMGAWNFVKPRFENLCGQQLKYCGRPAMAAPAVGEAKLHQQEVEEIIRKPFLIKTF; encoded by the exons ATGGCATTAAGAACATATGTCAGTTTAACATTGTATTTAAAAGTAAGAATTACACAGTATAATaggaatattttacaaataaaacgtATTCGTTATGAACATAATGATGTCATCCAATTGTATCACAGTGAAAATGGTGTTTATGGATACAGACcaaaagaacaacaaaaatattttgaag tGTCAAAAGAAGACTTAGAGATACGATCtaaaaatagtaatttctATAGACTTGTTATGGCATATAGACAATTTGCTCACAAACAAGCCAACATAGATCCCATATCATTGAGCAAACAACTAATGCTTCCAGAATTGCAACCAGAACAATTTGGATTAAATCTAACAGACAAAGTATCGTTCCAaggaattttaaaaataaaacaaaaggaaggAACTATTTCAGAAGCACTAAAGTTTTTGAATACTATCTATTGTTCTTATATTGGAGTGGAATTTAATCATCTTGAG agcgaagaagaaagggaatgGTTTGCTAACACTACAGAAGAGTGCTTAATAGAATCATTGGATAATAAAACACGGATTGCTATTGTAACAGAGATGTTAAAGAGTCAAACGTTTGATAATTTTCTAGCTACAAAATTTGTAAGCTTGAAAAGATATAGTGGAGAAGGGGCAGAAAGCATGATGGctttttttcacgaattttTTAAACTATCTTTAaata CTGACTTGACTGATATCGTTATCTGTATGCCACATCGTGGAcgcttaaattttttaacaggAATGCTTGATTTTCCAccagaaaaattatttcgtaaacTTAAAGGATCTTCAGAATTTCCAGATGATGCAAAGACTGTGGGTGATGTTGCAAGTCATTTAGTGTCTTCCACAAATCTAAAAATTGATGATAAAAGTTTACATGTTACAATGCTCCGTAATCCATCTCATCTAGAAGCTGTTAATCCAGTTTCTATGGGAAAAACTCGTGGAATCATGCAGATTGTCAAGGATGGtgcatataataatgattgtaCTACATGGTGGAGTGATAAA attcatGGTGATGCTGCTTATATAGGACAAGGAATTGATCAAGAATGTCTAGCATTAAGTAATGTACCACACTTTGAGATAGGAGGCACAAtccatttaataattaataatcaattagGATTTACAACTCCACCTTCTAGAGGTAGATCCTCTAGATATTGCACAGATTTGGCAAAAATGATTGCAGCTCCTGTAATTCATGTAAATGGAGATGAACCagaa atGGTTGTACGAGCTACAAGAATAGcttttaaatatcaaaggaaatttaaaaaagatatttttatagatataaattgcTTCAGAAGATGGGGTCATAACGAATTAGATGATCCAACTTTAACAAAtccaaagatatataaaattatacaaaatcgTCC ATCTGTACCAGATCGATatgtagaaaaattaatcaagTCCAATATCTTGACAAAGgctaaaacagaaaatattgTGAAAGAACATAATAAATGGTTGTCTGAAGCCCTTAAACAAGTTGAAAATTACGTTCCAGAAGTAACATACTTCTCAGGCAGATGGACTGGAATGAAACAAGCTGAAGACAGTATAACTCAATGGGATACAGGTATTGATATAGATTTGCTAAGATTTATTGGGGAAAGAAGTGTCCATgtagaaacaaatttt aATATTCACCATCAATTACTGAAAAATCATGTTCAAGCCCGGCTGAAAAAACTAATATCTGGTGAACAGTTAGATTGGGCCACTGCAGAAGCATTGGCTATAGGATCTTTACTTTATCAAGGTTATAATGTTAGAATAAGTGGACAAGATATAGGTAGAGGAACATTTTCCCATAGGCATGCTATGTTTGTTGATCAGAATACTGAAa ACATTTATATTCCATTAAACTCTATGGCAGATGAACAAACTGGAAAATTAGAATTAGCTAATAGTATTCTATCAGAAGAAGCAGTACTGGGTTATGAATATGGTATAAGCATTACAGTTCCAACAACTTTAACTATTTGGGAAGCACAATTTGgagatttttttaatggagcgcaaattattatcgataccTTCATAACAAGTGGTGAAGCAAAGTGGATGGTCAGTAGTGGGTTGACAATGCTTTTGCCTCATGGTTATGATGGTGCTGGATCAGAGCATAGTTCATGTAGAATTGAACGTTTCTTACAACTTACAAATAGCAAAGAAGATAAAGTTGATGGCGAACATGTTAATATACAAGTAGTTAATCCCACTACACCAGCAcagtattttcatttattgagAAGGCAG atgataagaaattttcgaaaaccATTAATTGTGATATCacctaaaatattattacgacaTGCGAATGCTACATCATCATTGACAGATATGAAGCCTGGTACAAGTTTCAAGCCCGTTATAG gAAATAGTGATaaagatatttctaaaataaataaagtaatctTAACCAGTGGAAAACATTATTATGCTCTTGAAGATTATAAGAAGACTATTGGAGAAAATAATGTTGCAATTATTAGATTAGAATGTCTTTGTCCATTTCCTACTCAAGAATTATTggaagaaatacaaaaatataatcatgCAAAac TTTTCATATGGAGTCAAGAAGAACCTCGAAATATGGGAGCATGGAATTTCGTGAAACCACGTTTTGAAAATCTATGTGGTCAACAA TTAAAATACTGTGGACGCCCTGCTATGGCAGCACCAGCTGTTGGCGAAGCCAAATTGCATCAacaagaagtagaagaaatcaTAAGAAAaccatttttgataaaaacattttaa
- the LOC127070943 gene encoding probable 2-oxoglutarate dehydrogenase E1 component DHKTD1 homolog, mitochondrial isoform X3 — MALRTYVSLTLYLKVRITQYNRNILQIKRIRYEHNDVIQLYHSENGVYGYRPKEQQKYFEVSKEDLEIRSKNSNFYRLVMAYRQFAHKQANIDPISLSKQLMLPELQPEQFGLNLTDKVSFQGILKIKQKEGTISEALKFLNTIYCSYIGVEFNHLESEEEREWFANTTEECLIESLDNKTRIAIVTEMLKSQTFDNFLATKFVSLKRYSGEGAESMMAFFHEFFKLSLNTDLTDIVICMPHRGRLNFLTGMLDFPPEKLFRKLKGSSEFPDDAKTVGDVASHLVSSTNLKIDDKSLHVTMLRNPSHLEAVNPVSMGKTRGIMQIVKDGAYNNDCTTWWSDKVLNLQIHGDAAYIGQGIDQECLALSNVPHFEIGGTIHLIINNQLGFTTPPSRGRSSRYCTDLAKMIAAPVIHVNGDEPEMVVRATRIAFKYQRKFKKDIFIDINCFRRWGHNELDDPTLTNPKIYKIIQNRPSVPDRYVEKLIKSNILTKAKTENIVKEHNKWLSEALKQVENYVPEVTYFSGRWTGMKQAEDSITQWDTGIDIDLLRFIGERSVHVETNFNIHHQLLKNHVQARLKKLISGEQLDWATAEALAIGSLLYQGYNVRISGQDIGRGTFSHRHAMFVDQNTENIYIPLNSMADEQTGKLELANSILSEEAVLGYEYGISITVPTTLTIWEAQFGDFFNGAQIIIDTFITSGEAKWMVSSGLTMLLPHGYDGAGSEHSSCRIERFLQLTNSKEDKVDGEHVNIQVVNPTTPAQYFHLLRR, encoded by the exons ATGGCATTAAGAACATATGTCAGTTTAACATTGTATTTAAAAGTAAGAATTACACAGTATAATaggaatattttacaaataaaacgtATTCGTTATGAACATAATGATGTCATCCAATTGTATCACAGTGAAAATGGTGTTTATGGATACAGACcaaaagaacaacaaaaatattttgaag tGTCAAAAGAAGACTTAGAGATACGATCtaaaaatagtaatttctATAGACTTGTTATGGCATATAGACAATTTGCTCACAAACAAGCCAACATAGATCCCATATCATTGAGCAAACAACTAATGCTTCCAGAATTGCAACCAGAACAATTTGGATTAAATCTAACAGACAAAGTATCGTTCCAaggaattttaaaaataaaacaaaaggaaggAACTATTTCAGAAGCACTAAAGTTTTTGAATACTATCTATTGTTCTTATATTGGAGTGGAATTTAATCATCTTGAG agcgaagaagaaagggaatgGTTTGCTAACACTACAGAAGAGTGCTTAATAGAATCATTGGATAATAAAACACGGATTGCTATTGTAACAGAGATGTTAAAGAGTCAAACGTTTGATAATTTTCTAGCTACAAAATTTGTAAGCTTGAAAAGATATAGTGGAGAAGGGGCAGAAAGCATGATGGctttttttcacgaattttTTAAACTATCTTTAaata CTGACTTGACTGATATCGTTATCTGTATGCCACATCGTGGAcgcttaaattttttaacaggAATGCTTGATTTTCCAccagaaaaattatttcgtaaacTTAAAGGATCTTCAGAATTTCCAGATGATGCAAAGACTGTGGGTGATGTTGCAAGTCATTTAGTGTCTTCCACAAATCTAAAAATTGATGATAAAAGTTTACATGTTACAATGCTCCGTAATCCATCTCATCTAGAAGCTGTTAATCCAGTTTCTATGGGAAAAACTCGTGGAATCATGCAGATTGTCAAGGATGGtgcatataataatgattgtaCTACATGGTGGAGTGATAAAGTATTAAATTTacaa attcatGGTGATGCTGCTTATATAGGACAAGGAATTGATCAAGAATGTCTAGCATTAAGTAATGTACCACACTTTGAGATAGGAGGCACAAtccatttaataattaataatcaattagGATTTACAACTCCACCTTCTAGAGGTAGATCCTCTAGATATTGCACAGATTTGGCAAAAATGATTGCAGCTCCTGTAATTCATGTAAATGGAGATGAACCagaa atGGTTGTACGAGCTACAAGAATAGcttttaaatatcaaaggaaatttaaaaaagatatttttatagatataaattgcTTCAGAAGATGGGGTCATAACGAATTAGATGATCCAACTTTAACAAAtccaaagatatataaaattatacaaaatcgTCC ATCTGTACCAGATCGATatgtagaaaaattaatcaagTCCAATATCTTGACAAAGgctaaaacagaaaatattgTGAAAGAACATAATAAATGGTTGTCTGAAGCCCTTAAACAAGTTGAAAATTACGTTCCAGAAGTAACATACTTCTCAGGCAGATGGACTGGAATGAAACAAGCTGAAGACAGTATAACTCAATGGGATACAGGTATTGATATAGATTTGCTAAGATTTATTGGGGAAAGAAGTGTCCATgtagaaacaaatttt aATATTCACCATCAATTACTGAAAAATCATGTTCAAGCCCGGCTGAAAAAACTAATATCTGGTGAACAGTTAGATTGGGCCACTGCAGAAGCATTGGCTATAGGATCTTTACTTTATCAAGGTTATAATGTTAGAATAAGTGGACAAGATATAGGTAGAGGAACATTTTCCCATAGGCATGCTATGTTTGTTGATCAGAATACTGAAa ACATTTATATTCCATTAAACTCTATGGCAGATGAACAAACTGGAAAATTAGAATTAGCTAATAGTATTCTATCAGAAGAAGCAGTACTGGGTTATGAATATGGTATAAGCATTACAGTTCCAACAACTTTAACTATTTGGGAAGCACAATTTGgagatttttttaatggagcgcaaattattatcgataccTTCATAACAAGTGGTGAAGCAAAGTGGATGGTCAGTAGTGGGTTGACAATGCTTTTGCCTCATGGTTATGATGGTGCTGGATCAGAGCATAGTTCATGTAGAATTGAACGTTTCTTACAACTTACAAATAGCAAAGAAGATAAAGTTGATGGCGAACATGTTAATATACAAGTAGTTAATCCCACTACACCAGCAcagtattttcatttattgagAAG atga